In the genome of Amia ocellicauda isolate fAmiCal2 chromosome 3, fAmiCal2.hap1, whole genome shotgun sequence, one region contains:
- the LOC136730259 gene encoding solute carrier family 26 member 6 encodes MEAAQRSLGYSVEREVLDEQSLEEVAQRREKSPRTPLADRLKHSLRCSGPRLRRSVLRWVPVLSWLPRYSFREWTLGDLISGISVGIMHLPQGMAYALLAAVPPVFGLYSSFYPILVYFIFGTSRHISVGTYAVMSVMIGSVTERVAPDSLFMVSSNLTNGTVIDVIARDAERVRVAAAVTLLSGIFQVVLGLVQFGFVVTYLSDPLVRGYTTGAAIHVIVSQLKYTLGISPKRHTGPLSLVYTVIEVCWLLPETNLGTLVVSVVSLVALIAVKELNARLSKKLPMPIPVELITIIIATVISSQTSLDSRYGVEVVGMIPSGLQPPVLPPVSLFGEVVGDAFALAVVGYGIAISLGRIFALKYGYKVDSNQELVALGLSNSIGGVFQCFAISCSMSRTLVQESTGGKTQVASALSALVILVILLKVGELFQQLPKAVLAAIIFVNLHGMMKQFLDLRTLWKQDRVDMLVWLVTLIATVLLNPDLGLAASIAFALLTVIFRTQLPQYSLLGQIPGTSLYRPVEEYSEVKQTPGILIFRSSALLYFANAELYVQALARKSGIDISRVLALKKKQEAKRLHREKKEQRRAKREAKREAKREAKREAKGEDEKEDERDTKREAERGEVVLESLKEDAVVEDVVDVVDVMDVVDMVDVMDVVDVEDGALPHPPLPQAIILDLSPVNFLDTVGVKTLRNIIRDYGQAGVEVYLSGCQTGVIERLERGEFFTETLTKARLYTSVHSAVRHCTHSQVKEAYF; translated from the exons ATGGAAGCGGCGCAGCGCAGCCTGGGCTACAGTGTGGAGCGGGAGGTTCTGGACGAGCAGAGCCTGGAGGAGGTGGCACAGCGCCGGGAGAAGAGCCCCCGCACCCCTCTGGCAGACAGGCTGAAACACTCGctgag GTGCTCTGGACCCAGGCTGAGGCGCAGTGTGCTCCGCTGGGTCCCTGTCCTCTCCTGGCTGCCCCGATACTCCTTCAGAGAGTGGACCTTGGGGGACCTCATCTCTGGGATCAGCGTGGGCATCATGCACCTGCCACAGG GCATGGCCTATGCCCTGCTGGCCGCAGTGCCCCCCGTGTTCGGGCTGTACTCCTCCTTCTACCCCATTCTGGTCTACTTCATCTTCGGGACATCCCGGCACATCTCAGTGG GTACATACGCGGTGATGAGTGTGATGATTGGCAGTGTGACAGAGAGGGTGGCTCCGGACAGCCTCTTCATGGTCTCTAGCAACCTGACCAATGGGACGGTGATCGACGTGATCGCGCGAGACGCTGAGAGGGTCAGGGTGGCGGCAGCGGTCACCCTGCTCTCAGGTATCTTCCAG GTGGTGCTGGGTCTGGTGCAGTTCGGCTTCGTGGTGACCTACCTGTCCGACCCGCTGGTCAGAGGCTACACCACCGGCGCCGCCATCCACGTGATCGTCTCCCAGCTCAAGTACACCCTTGGCATCAGCCCGAAGCGCCACACTGGGCCTCTCTCACTCGTGTAT ACGGTGATCGAGGTGTGCTGGCTGCTACCCGAGACCAATCTGGGCACTCTGGTGGTCAGTGTGGTGTCCCTGGTGGCTCTGATCGCAGTGAAGGAGCTCAACGCCAGGCTGAGCAAAAAGCTGCCGATGCCCATTCCTGTAGAGCTGATCACG ATCATCATAGCCACAGTGATCTCCTCCCAGACGTCTCTGGACAGTCGCTATGGTGTGGAGGTCGTGGGGATGATCCCATCTGG CCTCCAGCCCCCGGTGTTGCCCCCTGTCTCCCTGTTTGGGGAGGTGGTGGGTGACGCCTTTGCCCTGGCTGTCGTGGGCTACGGAATCGCCATCTCGCTGGGCAGAATTTTTGCTCTCAAATACGGCTACAAGGTGGACAGCAAccag GAGCTGGTGGCGCTGGGCCTCAGTAACTCAATCGGGGGGGTGTTTCAGTGTTTTGCAATCAGCTGCTCCATGTCCAGGACTCTGGTCCAGGAGAGCACTGGTGGGAAGACACAG GTGGCTAGCGCTCTCTCCGCTCTGGTCATTCTGGTCATTCTGCTGAAGGTGGGGGAGCTTTTCCAGCAGCTGCCCAAG gcAGTGTTGGCTGCCATCATCTTTGTCAACCTGCACGGGATGATGAAGCAGTTCCTGGACCTGCGCACTCTGTGGAAGCAGGACCGGGTGGACATG cTGGTGTGGCTGGTGACCCTGATCGCCACGGTGCTCCTCAACCCTGACCTGGGGCTGGCCGCCTCCATCGCCTTCGCCCTGCTCACCGTCATCTTCAGGACTCAGCT GCCGCAGTACTCCCTGCTGGGACAGATCCCAGGGACGAGCCTGTACCGCCCCGTGGAGGAGTACAGTGAG GTGAAGCAGACACCAGGCATACTCATTTTCCGCTCCTCCGCTCTTCTGTACTTCGCCAACGCTGAGCTGTACGTGCAGGCCCTGGCCAGAAAG AGCGGGATCGACATCAGCCGGGTTCTGGCCCTCAAGAAGAAGCAGGAGGCCAAGCGTCTGCACAGAGAGAAGAAGGAGCAGAGAAGAGCCAAGagggaggccaagagggaggcCAAGAGAGAGGCCAAGAGAGAGGCCAAGGGTGAGGATGAGAAGGAGGACGAGAGGGACACCAAGAGGGAGGCTGAAAGAGGg GAGGTGGTGCTAGAGAGCCTGAAGGAAGACGCTGTGGTGGAGGACGTGGTGGACGTGGTGGATGTGATGGACGTGGTGGACATGGTGGATGTGATGGACGTGGTGGACGTCGAAGATGGAGCCCTGCCTCACCCTCCCCTCCCTCAGGCCATCATCCTGGACCTCAGCCCTGTCAACTTCCTGGACACTGTGGGCGTCAAGACCCTGAGAAAC ATCATCCGGGACTACGGGCAGGCGGGCGTGGAGGTGTACCTCTCGGGCTGCCAGA CCGGTGTCATTGAGCGGCTGGAGCGCGGGGAGTTCTTCACCGAGACGCTGACCAAGGCCCGACTCTACACCTCCGTCCACAGCGCTGTGCGGCACTGCACTCACAGCCAG GTCAAGGAAGCCTATTTTTAG
- the LOC136746640 gene encoding prestin-like — protein sequence MANALMAAVPPVFGLYSSFYPVLVYFIFGTSRHISVGTSAILAIMVGMVAVDLVPDVASLGNRTEGAESGQWSLEAARVGVAAQVTFMSGLIQLVLGVLRLGAVSCWLSEPLVRGYTTAAAYYVTVYQLRFLMGIKTGGHSGVLAALRTLVDVLSRITEASLGTLVVSAVSVGMLLGLRLLNRLLVKRLPAPIPSELITIVVMTGVSAHMGLSARYGVEVVGDIPSGLSAPALPPLSFSVGVLLPAFAIAVVGFGFMASFAKMAALKHGYSVDNNQELVALGLSNSVGGVFQCFAVSCSMSRTLVQESTGGKTQMASALSALVILVILLKVGELFQQLPKTVLAAIIVVSLQGMYRQVTDMVALWRTDRMDLLVWVVTFVATLVLNLDLGLAAAIGFALLTVIFRTQSPRYSLLGQIPGTDCYRDIRCYSEARQIPGITIFHCSAPLYFANAELYHSTLREQVRLWVSDTGSSGPLQGAAPRPHCLILDLSPASNADTATVNTLRRVVQDFSERGVCVCLAACQPLLVNQLQSQGFLQEVLPKSRLFPSVHHAVQHCLSSCPAPDSANHDPAEAAHPESSLVASDL from the exons ATGGCCAACGCCCTGATGGCCGCAGTGCCCCCCGTGTTCGGGCTGTACTCCTCCTTCTACCCCGTCCTGGTCTACTTCATCTTCGGGACATCCCGGCACATCTCCGTGG gcaCTTCTGCGATCCTGGCAATAATGGTTGGCATGGTGGCGGTGGATCTGGTTCCGGACGTGGCATCGCTCGGCAACAGAACCGAGGGGGCGGAGTCAGGGCAGTGGAGTCTTGAGGCGGCCAGAGTGGGTGTGGCTGCCCAAGTGACCTTCATGTCTGGCCTCATTCAG CTGGTGCTGGGGGTGCTGCGTCTGGGTGCCGTCTCTTGCTGGCTGTCGGAGCCCCTGGTGCGCGGTTACACCACCGCTGCGGCCTACTACGTCACTGTCTATCAGCTGCGCTTCCTGATGGGCATCAAGACAGGCGGACACAGCGGGGTCCTCGCAGCCCTGAGG acgCTGGTAGACGTGCTGTCTCGCATAACGGAGGCGTCTCTGGGCACGTTAGTGGTCTCGGCTGTCTCCGTGGGGATGCTGTTGGGATTGAGACTGCTGAACCGTCTCTTGGTGAAACGCCTGCCTGCGCCCATACCTTCGGAGCTCatcaca ATTGTCGTGATGACGGGGGTGTCTGCCCACATGGGCCTGAGCGCGCGGTACGGAGTGGAGGTCGTGGGAGACATTCCCAGCGG TCTCTCAGCCCCAgctcttccccctctctctttctccgtGGGCGTCCTGCTCCCAGCCTTCGCCATCGCGGTCGTTGGCTTTGGTTTCATGGCCTCCTTCGCCAAGATGGCTGCCCTCAAACATGGCTACAGCGTGGACAACAACCAG GAGCTGGTGGCGCTGGGCCTTAGTAACTCGGTCGGGGGGGTGTTTCAGTGTTTCGCTGTCAGCTGCTCCATGTCCAGGACTCTGGTCCAGGAGAGCACTGGTGGGAAGACACAG atGGCTAGCGCTCTCTCCGCTCTGGTCATTCTGGTCATTCTGCTGAAGGTGGGGGAGCTTTTCCAGCAGCTGCCCAAG acTGTGTTGGCTGCCATCATCGTGGTCAGCCTGCAGGGGATGTACAGGCAGGTGACCGACATGGTCGCCCTCTGGAGAACTGATCGCATGGATCTG CTGGTGTGGGTTGTGACTTTCGTTGCCACGCTGGTGCTGAACCTGGACCTGGGGCTGGCCGCCGCCATCGGCTTCGCTCTGCTCACCGTCATCTTCAGGACACAGAG ccCTCGTTATTCCCTCCTGGGACAGATTCCAGGGACAGACTGTTACCGTGACATCCGCTGTTACTCAGAG GCCAGGCAGATTCCCGGGATCACCATCTTCCACTGCTCCGCCCCCCTCTACTTCGCCAATGCAGAGCTGTACCACAGCACCCTGAGGGAGCAG GTGCGGCTGTGGGTGAGTGACACGGGGTCGAGCGGGCCCCTGCAGGGAGCAGCACCGAGGCCTCACTGCCTCATCCTGGACCTGAGTCCCGCCAGCAACGCGGACACAGCCACCGTCAACACACTGCGCAGG GTCGTGCAGGACTTCAGCGAGAGGGGCGTCTGCGTCTGTCTGGCTGCCTGTCAGC CCCTGCTTGTCAATCAGCTCCAGTCTCAGGGTTTCCTGCAGGAAGTCCTCCCCAAGTCCCGCCTCTTCCCCTCAGTGCACCATGCAGTCCAACACTGCTTGAGCTCTTGCCCTGCACCC GACTCTGCCAACCATGACCCCGCTGAGGCAGCCCACCCCGAGTCCTCACTGGTggcctctgacctctga